Proteins encoded in a region of the Acomys russatus chromosome 14, mAcoRus1.1, whole genome shotgun sequence genome:
- the LOC127198043 gene encoding prostate and testis expressed protein 13-like isoform X2, translated as MFRMLLLSVFILLLIDTVIKHCNLCTHYDGFTCRSGMKTCWKFGLLVNNKSCTTENFYFYDRFTGIYLFRHTKLSCKPCARGMYQLYHDLLRETFCCTNKDYCNDGTANLDISQIIVEDMREKKELND; from the exons ATGTTCCGGATGCTTCTGCTGAGTGTGTTCATACTTCTCCTCATAGACACAG TGATTAAACATTGCAATCTTTGTACTCATTATGATGGGTTCACATGCCGCTCTGGCATGAAAACATGCTGGAAGTTTGGCCTATTGGTGAACAACAAGTCTTGTACcacagaaaacttttatttttatgaccgTTTCACAG gGATATACCTTTTTCGTCACACAAAACTTTCCTGTAAACCATGTGCACGTGGAATGTATCAATTATACCATGACCTCCTGAGAGAAACATTTTGCTGTACTAATAAGGACTACTGTAATGATGGCACTGCTAACTTAGATATCTCACAAATAATTGTCGAGGAtatgagggagaagaaagagttgAATGACtga
- the LOC127198043 gene encoding prostate and testis expressed protein 13-like isoform X1 produces the protein MFRMLLLSVFILLLIDTGEKVLTVNLIKHCNLCTHYDGFTCRSGMKTCWKFGLLVNNKSCTTENFYFYDRFTGIYLFRHTKLSCKPCARGMYQLYHDLLRETFCCTNKDYCNDGTANLDISQIIVEDMREKKELND, from the exons ATGTTCCGGATGCTTCTGCTGAGTGTGTTCATACTTCTCCTCATAGACACAG gAGAAAAAGTGCTGACAGTGAATT TGATTAAACATTGCAATCTTTGTACTCATTATGATGGGTTCACATGCCGCTCTGGCATGAAAACATGCTGGAAGTTTGGCCTATTGGTGAACAACAAGTCTTGTACcacagaaaacttttatttttatgaccgTTTCACAG gGATATACCTTTTTCGTCACACAAAACTTTCCTGTAAACCATGTGCACGTGGAATGTATCAATTATACCATGACCTCCTGAGAGAAACATTTTGCTGTACTAATAAGGACTACTGTAATGATGGCACTGCTAACTTAGATATCTCACAAATAATTGTCGAGGAtatgagggagaagaaagagttgAATGACtga